One stretch of Pyrenophora tritici-repentis strain M4 chromosome 4, whole genome shotgun sequence DNA includes these proteins:
- a CDS encoding CypX, Cytochrome P450: MAILLLLASLFGGLVCYILGVIIYRLTLHPLAKYPGPFLAKITDIYLAYYAYKGSRHLAFHRAHEQYGTYVRLGPNLLSINTATGLKTIYGFRSNVKKASFYEAFPSTPKAVSVHSAIDKMQHARKRRVMSHAFSDSAIKSLEKYILANVRVGCELLGRKSNNWSGEKSLTDEKDGGWNDAWNTAHWCEWLVFDIMGDLVFGKAFGMLESPINRFATQLVGNAAHRHLICGTHLTIHNWHLDKLFFRKIAGQRAQYMQYSKGQAMERTKLGVDVDRKDFFYYLLNAKDPETGKGFSMDELWGESNLLIIAGSDTTSTAMAGTFFYLANNPSALQKVCKEIREAFADVEEIVTGPKLGACSFLRACIDETMRMTPPVAGALPREVLAGGLDVDGHHIPAGIDVGVPIYAIHHNPNYFPQPFDYIPERWLSDPSANPLHHSLAAAQSAYNPFSIGPRGCIGKGLAYVELTVTIARVLYLYDLRLAPGTTLGAGSKDLEVGRTRATEYQIQDVFASKKDGPVLQFRART; the protein is encoded by the exons ATGGCGATTCTACTACTCCTCGCCTCCCTCTTTGGAGGCTTGGTCTGCTAC ATCCTCGGTGTAATCATCTACAGATTAACCCTCCACCCCCTCGCCAAATACCCCGGCCCATTCCTCGCAAAAATTACGGACATCTACCTCGCATACTACGCCTACAAGGGATCACGACATCTAGCCTTCCACCGCGCGCACGAGCAGTATGGAACCTATGTTCGTCTGGGGCCGAATCTACTTTCTATCAACACCGCCACGGGGCTAAAGACAATCTATGGGTTCCGCTCGAATGTCAAGAAGGCGTCGTTTTACGAGGCGTTTCCCAGTACGCCAAAGGCCGTCAGCGTACATAGTGCGATTGACAAGATGCAACATGCGCGCAAGAGACGAGTAATGAGCCATGCATTCAGCGATTCCGCAATCAAGAGTTTGGAAAAGTATATCCTGGCCAACGTGCGCGTGGGCTGTGAACTACTAGGTCGCAAGAGCAACAACTGGAGCGGAGAGAAGAGTTTGACAGACGAGAAGGATGGGGGTTGGAACGATGCGTGGAACACGGCGCATTGGTGCGAGTGGCTCGTCTTCGACATCATGGGCGACTTGGTGTTTGGCAAGGCTTTTGGCATGTTGGAGAGTCCCATAAACCGGTTTGCGACGCAGTTGGTCGGAAATGCCGCACATCGCCATCTCATCTGCGGTACGCATCTTACGATTCATAATTGGCATTTGGACAAGTTGTTTTTTCGCAAGATTGCGGGGCAGCGCGCGCAGTATATGCAGTATAGCAAGGGCCAAGCTATGGAGCGCACGAAGCTTGGTGTGGATGTTGACCGCAAGGACTTCTTCTACTACCTTCTCAATGCAAAGGATCCGGAGACTGGCAAAGGCTTCAGCATGGATGAACTGTGGGGAGAGTCGAATCTCCTGATTATTGCTGGCTCGGATACGACATCAACGGCTATGGCTGGCACCTTTTTCTACCTCGCCAACAACCCGTCAGCGTTGCAAAAGGTGTGCAAGGAGATCCGCGAGGCTTTCGCCGACGTCGAGGAGATTGTAACCGGACCCAAACTTGGCGCTTGCTCATTCCTACGTGCATGCATCGACGAGACGATGCGAATGACGCCCCCGGTAGCCGGCGCTCTTCCACGCGAAGTCCTTGCTGGCGGCCTGGATGTTGATGGCCACCATATCCCCGCTGGTATCGATGTCGGCGTCCCCATCTACGCCATTCATCACAACCCCAATTACTTCCCTCAACCATTCGACTACATTCCCGAGCGATGGCTGTCGGACCCCTCCGCGAATCCACTCCATCATAGCCTGGCTGCGGCGCAATCGGCATACAACCCCTTCAGCATTGGTCCTAGAGGCTGCATTGGCAAGGGTCTGGCTTACGTAGAGCTGACGGTGACCATTGCACGAGTTCTGTACCTGTACGATCTGAGGTTGGCACCAGGTACAACCCTGGGTGCTGGAAGCAAAGATCTGGAAGTCGGCAGGACAAGGGCGACTGAGTATCAAATCCAGGATGTGTTTGCGAGTAAGAAGGATGGGCCGGTTTTGCAATTTCGAGCAAGAACGTAG
- a CDS encoding NmrA family protein, translating to MLKVAIASGNHEITIFTRSAPSTPHPSSNVSYKQVDYTDRAALTTALNGIHTLLSFFVVHLDVDNTAQKNLLHAALAAGVTRFAPSEWGIASYNGVPSYDNKDAFRAYIEDLDKQNALGSLQICLFQPSIFMDYFAHPYPLEKDLITWPFFLDFQNRKAMILDDGDQPIVLTAIQDDAQILAKALDDTERPWPRIGGIRGCRTSINEMVALGKKIRGGDWHVEYVKSEDLQKGVLTSSWIPQLSHPTIPEEVRESFSKEFLMVFFEAIRRGSWDVSAEWNERFPEYAFLGVEEYLRRAWEGRP from the coding sequence ATGCTCAAAGTGGCCATAGCATCTGGAAACCACGAAATCACTATCTTCACCCGTTCTGCACCCTCCACCCCGCACCCATCTTCAAACGTCTCCTACAAACAAGTCGACTACACAGATCGCGCGGCCCTAACCACCGCCCTCAACGGAATCCACACCCTTCTCTCCTTTTTCGTGGTGCACCTCGACGTAGACAACACCGCGCAGAAAAACCTCCTCCACGCCGCCCTCGCTGCAGGCGTAACCCGTTTCGCGCCTTCAGAATGGGGCATCGCGAGCTACAACGGCGTCCCCAGCTACGACAACAAAGACGCCTTTCGAGCCTACATCGAAGACCTCGACAAGCAAAACGCACTCGGCTCCCTCCAAATCTGCCTCTTCCAACCCTCCATCTTCATGGATTACTTCGCGCACCCGTATCCCCTAGAGAAAGATCTCATCACTTGGCCCTTTTTCCTCGACTTCCAGAACAGAAAAGCTATGATCCTTGATGACGGGGATCAGCCTATCGTCCTAACCGCTATCCAAGATGACGCGCAGATCCTGGCAAAAGCCCTCGACGACACGGAGAGACCTTGGCCCCGTATCGGCGGTATCAGGGGCTGTCGTACCAGCATCAACGAGATGGTGGCGCTGGGTAAGAAGATCCGCGGTGGGGATTGGCACGTCGAGTATGTGAAGAGCGAAGATCTGCAAAAGGGCGTTTTGACGAGCAGTTGGATTCCGCAGCTTAGTCATCCGACTATTCCAGAGGAGGTGAGGGAGAGCTTTTCAAAGGAGTTTTTGATGGTGTTTTTCGAGGCGATTAGGAGGGGGAGCTGGGATGTTAGTGCGGAGTGGAATGAGAGGTTCCCTGAATATGCGTTTTTGGGCGTGGAGGAGTATTTGAGGAGGGCGTGGGAGGGGAGGCCGTAG